One Plasmodium berghei ANKA genome assembly, chromosome: 13 genomic region harbors:
- a CDS encoding HSP90 co-chaperone p23, putative produces MPLFPIVLWAQKKECLYLTIELQDAEDVKIDLKEDSLYFYGIKEKNEYEFTLNFLKPINVEESKYTTKRNIKFKIIKKEKERWKSINNDGKKHWIKCDWNSWVDTDEEDKTTEYDDMAMNSFGGMGGLPDMSQFGGMGGMGGMGGMGGMGGLGGMGGMGGMGGMGDIDFSKLGNMGGDMSNLAGLGGMDQFKNMPNMNDDDSSSYGDDSSDDDDEDDDTNKSDADHSHACNDAKCNIDKDGAIHNDDAKVQEPVA; encoded by the exons atgcc aCTTTTCCCAATAGTTTTGTGGgcacaaaaaaaagagtGCTTATATCTTACCATAGAATTACAAGATGCAGAAGATGTGAAAATAGACTTAAAAGAAGatagtttatatttttatggaattaaagaaaaaaatgaatatgaatttactctaaattttttaaagccAATAAATGTTGAGGAATCAAAATATACTACAAAGAGAaacattaaatttaaaataataaaaaaagaaaaagaaagatGGAAAAGCATAAATAACGATGGAAAAAAGCATTGGATAAAATGTGACTGGAACTCTTGGGTTGATACTGATGAAGAAGATAAAACAACTGAATATGATGACATGGCTATGAATAGTTTTGGCGGTATGGGAGGTTTACCAGACATGAGCCAATTTGGCGGCATGGGAGGTATGGGAGGTATGGGAGGAATGGGCGGCATGGGTGGCCTAGGAGGTATGGGAGGTATGGGAGGTATGGGCGGTATGGGAGATATCGATTTTAGTAAATTAGGTAACATGGGAGGAGATATGTCTAATCTTGCAGGATTAGGAGGAATGGaccaatttaaaaatatgccAAATATGAATGATGACGATTCAAGTTCTTATGGTGATGACTCAAGTGATGATGATGATGAAGATGATGATACAAATAAAAGTGATGCAGATCATTCTCATGCATGTAATGATGCTAAATGCAATATAGATAAAGATGGTGCTATACATAATGATGATGCAAAAGTACAAGAACCAGTTgcttaa
- a CDS encoding glucose-6-phosphate dehydrogenase-6-phosphogluconolactonase, putative, whose amino-acid sequence MEYETSLKCLDEIRCVNNVKYMETEDLTDFNKKSAYYICKEIYEKQLSNENGYVVIGLSGGKTPIDVYKNMCAIKDIKIDKNKLIFFIIDERYKNDDHKFSNYNNIKFLFDELNINKETQLYKPDTKKDLVSCIRDYNEQIKSMIEKYKKIDIVILGMGSDFHIASLFPNVYYNIYMNNYQNNYIYEDNETIRSLNADNNVNLSLLNEQVYFTTTNNFDVRKRITVSLNLLSNSTSKIFLLNTADKLNLWKNMLLNFYVNPNYNLYPAFKMIDSSNTTVIACGHKNYSKMLEDLYVQKDEALSPISNNNVENKNELLTIVIFGCSGDLAKKKIYPALFKLFCNNLLPKNIIIIGFARTGQDFESFFNKIAIYLKISLNSYKNLSVFEKAERLNSFKSKCRYFIGNYLSPESFENFDVYITQEERIALGCCGQKGNEKHKQVNVTSQFPNNHTSINIINNIDNGCESPMLTDSPKRYPCSSSYSSTSGTAVCPYSSQHDVKPSNNGCPYLSSQANTSDSSGCPYISYHTNKSGHLGCPYTITRMLYLALPPHVFVSTLQNYKKYCLNKNRINKILLEKPFGKDLESFKILSKQILETFPEKNIYRIDHYLGKDMVSGLLKLKFTNTFLLSLMNRHFIKCIKITLKETKGVYGRGQYFDPYGIIRDVMQNHMLQLLALITMEHPTDLNDKSIQNEKIKILKSIASIKLEDTVIGQYVKSNNDDTNNNINSNISENASIDKSKINHSYHDDPHVDPNSITPTFCACVLYINSINWHGVPIILKAGKGLNNDICEIKIQFHNIMGSSDESMYNNEFVIILQPVEGIYLKLMIKKMGSEEMEEVQLNLSLNENNNKAYVPEAYETLLSECYKGYKRKFISDEELYESWRIFTPLLNELQEKHIKPLSYPFGSSGPQEAYDLVRKYYNYGKNYATTAKFCRKSSYYDDSLFDNMRE is encoded by the coding sequence atggaGTACGAGACATCTTTAAAATGCTTAGATGAAATAAGGTGTGTGAACAATGTGAAATATATGGAAACCGAAGATTTAACAGactttaataaaaaatcggcatattatatttgtaaagaaatatatgagAAACAATTAAGTAATGAAAATGGGTATGTAGTTATAGGTTTATCAGGTGGAAAAACACCTATAGatgtttataaaaacatgTGTGcaataaaagatataaaaattgataaaaataagttaattttttttataattgaTGAAAggtataaaaatgatgatcATAAATTCagtaattataataatataaaatttttatttgatgaattaaatattaataaagaaaCCCAATTATATAAGCCCGATACAAAAAAAGATCTTGTTAGTTGCATAAGAGATTATAatgaacaaattaaaagcatgatagaaaaatataaaaaaatagatatTGTAATATTAGGTATGGGGAGTGATTTCCATATAGCTAGTTTATTTCCAAATGtgtattataatatatacatgaataattatcaaaataattatatatatgaagaCAATGAAACAATAAGGTCATTAAATGCCGACAATAATGTTAATTTAAGTTTACTAAATGAGCAAGTGTATTTTACAAcaacaaataattttgatgtGAGAAAAAGAATTACAGTATCACTTAACCTATTGTCAAATTCAAcaagtaaaatatttttattaaatacagcagataaattaaatttatggaaaaatatgctcttaaatttttatgttaatCCTAACTATAATTTATATCCAGCATTTAAAATGATCGACTCTAGCAATACAACGGTCATAGCATGTGGccataaaaattattcaaaaatgTTAGAAGATTTATATGTTCAAAAAGATGAGGCACTTTCTCCGATCagcaataataatgtagagaataaaaatgagTTGCTAACAATAGTTATATTTGGTTGCTCTGGTGATttagcaaaaaaaaaaatatatccagccttgtttaaattattttgtaataatttattaccaaaaaatataataataatcgGTTTTGCAAGAACAGGACAAGATTTTGAATccttttttaacaaaatagctatatatttaaaaatatctttaaacagttataaaaatttatcagTTTTTGAAAAAGCCGAACGCTTAAATTCTTTTAAAAGCAAATGTAGATATTTTATTGGAAACTATTTATCTCCGGAAagttttgaaaattttgatgTATATATAACCCAGGAAGAGAGGATAGCATTAGGCTGTTGTGGTCAGAAAGGTAATGAAAAACACAAACAAGTGAATGTCACATCACAATTCCCTAATAATCATACTAgcataaatattatcaacAATATAGATAACGGATGTGAATCTCCAATGCTCACTGATTCTCCCAAAAGATACCCCTGCAGTTCAAGTTATTCCAGTACATCTGGTACCGCTGTATGCCCTTACAGTTCACAACATGATGTTAAGCCTAGTAATAATGGTTGTCCATACCTTTCAAGCCAAGCCAATACATCTGATAGTTCTGGTTGTCCATACATTTCATACCATACTAATAAATCTGGTCATTTGGGTTGTCCTTATACTATCACTAGAATGCTATACTTAGCCTTACCACCCCATGTCTTTGTGAGTACattacaaaattataaaaagtattgcttaaataaaaacagaATCAACAAAATATTACTTGAAAAGCCATTTGGAAAGGATTTGGaatcatttaaaatattatcgaAACAAATATTAGAAACTTTTCctgaaaaaaacatatatagaATTGATCATTATTTAGGAAAAGATATGGTTTCAGGATTATTAAAACtaaaatttacaaatacATTTTTGTTATCTTTAATGAACAgacattttataaaatgtataaaaataacattaaAAGAAACAAAGGGAGTATATGGAAGAGGACAGTATTTCGATCCATATGGAATTATAAGAGATGTTATGCAAAATCACATGCTACAATTACTGGCATTAATAACTATGGAACATCCAACAgatttaaatgataaatcgatacaaaatgaaaaaataaaaatattaaaatctATAGCTTCAATCAAATTAGAAGATACCGTTATAGGACAATATGTTAAATcaaataatgatgatacaaataataatattaattcaaatatttcTGAAAATGCTAGTATAGATAAAtctaaaataaatcatagTTATCATGATGATCCACATGTAGATCCAAATTCAATAACCCCTACATTTTGTGCAtgtgttttatatattaattcaaTAAATTGGCATGGTGTTCCAATAATACTTAAAGCAGGAAAGGGActaaataatgatatatgtGAAATTAAAATTCAATTCCATAATATTATGGGCTCATCTGACGAAAGtatgtataataatgaatttgtaattattttacaaCCTGTAGAAGGAATATATCTAAAacttatgataaaaaaaatgggtTCTGAAGAAATGGAAGAAGTGCAATTGAATTTAAGCcttaatgaaaataataataaagcaTATGTTCCAGAAGCTTATGAAACTTTATTATCAGAATGCTATAAAGGATATAAAAGGAAATTTATCTCAGATGAAGAATTATATGAATCTTGGAGAATATTCACCCCTTTATTAAATGAGTTACAAGAAAAGCATATCAAGCCGCTATCTTACCCATTTGGGTCATCAGGACCCCAAGAAGCTTATGACCTCGtaagaaaatattacaattaTGGAAAAAACTATGCCACAACTGCTAAATTTTGCAGAAAATCTTCCTACTATGATGATAGCTTGTTTGATAATATGagagaataa
- a CDS encoding RNA-binding protein, putative, with product MDSLYGDLPPPVSTQNNNVKNNDNKNSPSEVKNNNYIELNKYLITPSIIQKKIANIKNVSKELEIGKTDENSTKNSNIDNNGENSDVKKNEDSKKIEIININQSIQDDLKKISGMLKKMNHGTQDEHALVGKRSYQEKHSNRDLYGDIKSNKLYENFKNNNLNRDFKNSGEHFTDGLYDKYFIVNANEDYDPSKPNDLNKIIKERKRKKIILLAAHKKKMEEEKENERHQMQNNGFPFIQDEQKPINNINDKNDRKIKIKPLIGENSISQKLAGSNGVNDNKMDDQKNIYNNLYENNMPNTIESKHITGQNSNENANEQVPVKKDFATRMMEKMGWKKGEGLGKDKQGIKAPLILQKVDKRSGVIVQAPIILKKTELANENNNYPYDDKTDAANSINNVFTRIIQLTNLVTIDEVDDTLKEEIEEEASKFGNLLNISIITDSNLYDALAVKIFCEYESKDQANNAFNTFKERTFAGRKVIVSFVNEQEYLSQGQNK from the coding sequence atggatAGCTTATATGGCGATTTGCCTCCTCCAGTTTCTACCCAAAATAACAATGTAAAAaacaatgataataaaaattcacCCAGcgaagtaaaaaataataattatattgaaCTAAATAAGTATTTAATAACCCCATctataattcaaaaaaaaatagcaaacataaaaaatgtgagTAAAGAACTTGAAATTGGAAAAACGGACGAAAATTCCACAAAGAATAGtaatattgataataatgGCGAAAATAGtgatgtaaaaaaaaatgaggattcgaaaaaaatagaaattataaatataaatcagTCTATTCAAGATGACCTAAAAAAGATTAGCGGCatgttgaaaaaaatgaatcatGGAACTCAAGATGAACACGCTTTGGTTGGTAAAAGGAGTTACCAAGAAAAACATTCCAATCGCGATTTGTATGGGGATATAAAGAGTAACAAATTGTATgaaaatttcaaaaataataatttaaataggGATTTTAAGAATTCAGGTGAACATTTTACAGATGGGTTATACGATAAATACTTCATTGTAAATGCTAATGAAGATTATGACCCTAGCAAGCCaaatgatttaaataagattataaaagaaagaaaaaggaaaaaaattattttgttggctgcacacaaaaaaaaaatggaagaagaaaaagaaaatgagaGGCATCAAATGCAAAACAATGGGTTCCCATTTATACAAGACGAACAAAAAccaataaataatataaatgacaaaaatgatagaaaaataaaaattaaaccATTAATAGGAGAAAATTCTATATCACAAAAATTGGCAGGGAGCAATGGAGtgaatgataataaaatggatgatcaaaaaaatatttataataatttatatgaaaataatatgccGAACACAATAGAAAGTAAACACATTACTGGACAAAATTCAAACGAAAATGCTAATGAGCAAGTACCTGTGAAAAAAGATTTCGCTACAAGAATGATGGAAAAAATGGGTTGGAAAAAAGGAGAAGGTTTAGGAAAAGATAAACAAGGCATTAAAGCTCCATTAATTTTGCAAAAGGTCGATAAAAGAAGCGGTGTCATAGTGCAAGCCcctattattttgaaaaaaactGAACTAGCTAATGAAAACAATAATTATCCATATGATGATAAAACTGACGCAGCTAATTCTATTAATAACGTATTTACTCGAATTATCCAACTAACTAATCTTGTCACTATTGATGAGGTTGATGATACATTAAAAGAAGAAATCGAAGAAGAGGCATCAAAATTTggaaatttattaaatataagcATTATTACAGattcaaatttatatgatgCTCTTGctgttaaaatattttgtgaaTACGAATCGAAGGACCAAGCAAACAATGCATTCAATACATTTAAGGAAAGAACATTTGCCGGTAGAAAAGTCATAGTTTCTTTTGTAAATGAACAAGAATATTTATCACAAGggcaaaataaataa
- a CDS encoding tRNA intron endonuclease, putative: MTNRIAKREIVYSDLNNHFVVINDIKYGSDFVLYKESVSHEHAFALVFVKDESSILTDKEKIIISRICESVKKRGIIAYVDDHTETVKYEELIRKKNNTKRITNIYAL; the protein is encoded by the exons atgaCTAATAGAATTGCAAAAAGAGAAATTGTATATAGCGATTTAAATAACCATTTTGTTGTAATAAATGACATAAAATATGGATCCGATTTTGTACTATATAAAG AGAGTGTGAGCCACGAACATGCCTTTGCTCTCGTTTTTGTAAAAGACGAATCTTCAATTTTAACTGAtaaggaaaaaattatcatttcGAGAATATGTGAAAGCGTTAAGAAGAGg GGAATAATTGCATATGTAGATGATCACACAGAGACAGTTAAATATGAGGAATTAAtcaggaaaaaaaataataccaAACGAATAACGAATATATATGCcttatag
- a CDS encoding SNF1-related serine/threonine protein kinase KIN, with the protein MINIGNAIKKTHLPKKEKKRVSKILLSKNRIENNIFCRNNKLEKDHLEIKNTNRNIEYQFQPVKTNKTYSINKKVISNKINNEELYIKKEGHATFHMNTDIREKDINNILMHSNVTTTNFNSDPITSTSQKCSSKKRICKHAPINKKLDSNKENFESYTNNAQGDFGNFPRFLRKFEKIKRNPPIEHSNVHKNVGKGKKNEIYKTTKNYESLQNNTNRKIYQNCKNHYIGGIFNKIEKLKRDNYPIMAPSNFKNKNKLISNHSLKYEYTKEWNEEENKNNDNAQGDEFKKEEKNSSNKDAYSRYIKKKKWINSDTIERIISKNSQPDEQVKRNPNENIPKNDIPIIEVSQWKVFPDVISQLGAPLIEASNFEAPLHKPTKCAASSNFSYKLSENFSGTLSTKLEWDENEILKNGKTKKKKNELDGVEEHDYTIRNTSITPAYKQYKIIIIKSNNIEVGNYIIIKNIGKGTFGKVCLGMHTYTYEIVAIKILNKKKLLRIISYDKILREIKIHKKIDHNHICRFYEVHENKNNIYMILEYLGNGDLLTYICKNSNINENIAKRILYQLISAIEYLHKINIVHRDLKPENILLDHNNNIKLIDFGLSTIYSKNNFLQTSCGSPFYTPPEILLGKKYNPELTDVWSLGIILFLLLNKKLPFNHNDINKLFQQIIKGLMQFEPHVSINAKNLIQNMLNVNCKNRYNLNQIKNHIWFSNYNAKKDVYLNCHQVCNLMDCNTCIYIHIIKTSKYYNNFLINRINKIYNIDKTMILKELKNEEQNCIKTTYYLLLNKMVKILSKTNYLYSHYIFIKKETDSEILISDDDSRSISLKDNHGSSNFTPFNNLGIFNFLDLSKIQNHAPKEYHANRMKNRNNGISEDIEQINTHNLLLLQRKEKYNIFHINKTQVSTNCYHYKQPKCRLIKNQRKDSLFSDKRGSINNPKKCIINPDKVLKENIDKKKINKI; encoded by the coding sequence atgataaatattgGCAATGCTATTAAAAAGACACATTTGCctaagaaagaaaaaaaacgtGTCTCTAAAATTTTGCTAAGTAAAAATagaatagaaaataatattttttgtaggAACAATAAACTTGAAAAAGACCACCTAGAAATAAAGAATACAAATAGAAATATAGAATATCAATTTCAACCTGTAAAAActaataaaacatatagtattaataaaaaggttataagtaataaaataaacaatgaagagttgtatataaaaaaagaaggcCACGCAACCTTTCACATGAATACTGACATAAGagaaaaagatataaataatatattgatGCATTCTAATGTTACTACAACAAATTTTAACAGTGACCCTATTACTAGTACCTCCCAAAAATGCTCGtctaaaaaaagaatatgtAAACATGCTcctataaataaaaaattagattccaataaagaaaatttcgaatcatatacaaataatgcACAAGGCGATTTTGGAAACTTTCCCCGatttttaagaaaatttgaaaaaataaaaagaaatcCCCCAATTGAACATAGTAATGTGCATAAAAACGTAGGAAaaggtaaaaaaaatgaaatttatAAGACCAccaaaaattatgaaagcttacaaaataataccaatagaaaaatttatcaaaattgtaaaaacCATTATATAGGAggcatttttaataaaatcgaaaaattaaaaagggATAACTATCCTATTATGGCACCatcaaattttaaaaataaaaataaattaatcaGCAATCattcattaaaatatgaatataccAAGGAATGGAATGaggaagaaaataaaaataatgataatgcACAAGGGgatgaatttaaaaaagaagaaaaaaatagttcTAATAAAGATGCTTATTCAagatatataaagaaaaaaaaatggattaATTCAGATACTATTGAAAGAATTATATCCAAAAATAGCCAACCTGATGAACAGGTAAAAAGAAATCCAAACGAAAATATTCCCAAAAATGATATTCCAATAATAGAAGTTTCACAATGGAAAGTATTTCCTGATGTTATATCCCAATTGGGTGCACCTCTCATAGAAGCATCTAATTTTGAAGCACCATTACACAAGCCAACAAAATGTGCTGCTTCTTCCAACTTTTCATACAAGTTATCAGAAAATTTTTCAGGCACACTTTCAACAAAATTAGAATGggatgaaaatgaaattttgaaaaatgggaaaactaagaaaaaaaaaaacgaattaGACGGGGTTGAAGAACATGATTATACAATTCGAAATACCTCGATCACACCTGCgtataaacaatataaaataataatcataaaaaGCAATAACATAGAAGTAGGGAActacataataataaaaaatatagggAAAGGTACGTTTGGAAAGGTGTGTCTAGGAATGCATACATATACATACGAAATAGTtgcaataaaaatattaaataagaaaaaattattacgTATAATTagttatgataaaatattaagggaaataaaaatccataaaaaaatagatcATAATCATATATGTCGTTTTTATGAAGtacatgaaaataaaaataatatatatatgatattaGAATATTTAGGAAATGGAGatttattaacatatatatgtaaaaatagtaatataaatgaaaacatTGCGAAAAGGATATTATACCAATTAATAAGTGCTATAgaatatttacataaaataaatatagtaCATAGAGATTTAAAAccagaaaatatattactggatcataataataatattaaattaattgaTTTTGGTTTGTCAACAatatatagtaaaaataattttttacaaacaTCATGTGGATCCCCTTTTTATACACCTCCAGAAATACTGTTAGGAAAGAAATACAATCCTGAATTAACAGATGTCTGGTCTTTAGGTATaatcctttttttattactcaataaaaaattgccATTTAATCATAAtgacataaataaattatttcaacaaattataaaaggATTAATGCAATTCGAACCCCATGTGTCCATAAACGCAAAAAACCTTATTCAAAATATGCTCAATgtaaattgtaaaaatagatataatttaaatcaGATCAAAAATCATATATGGTTTTCTAACTATAATGCTAAAAAGGATGTATACTTAAATTGTCATCAAGTATGCAATTTAATGGATTGTAATacttgcatatatatacatataattaaaaccagtaaatattataacaattttttaattaatagaataaataaaatatacaacaTAGATAAAACTatgatattaaaagaattaaaaaatgaagaacaAAATTGTATTAAAACAACATACTATCTTTTGCTGAACAAAATGGTTAAgattttatcaaaaactAATTACTTATATTcgcattatatttttataaaaaaagaaacagATTCAGAAATCTTAATTTCTGATGATGATTCTCGATCTATTAGTTTAAAGGATAATCATGGATCCTCTAATTTTACaccatttaataatttaggaattttcaattttttggATCTTTCAAAAATTCAAAACCATGCACCAAAAGAATACCATGCTAATCGAATGAAAAATCGAAACAATGGAATTAGTGAAGATATAGAACAAATTAATACACACAATTTATTACTATTGCAACGAAAAGaaaagtataatatatttcatataaataaaacacaaGTATCAACAAATTGTTACCATTACAAACAACCAAAATGTagattaattaaaaatcaAAGAAAAGACTCGTTATTTTCTGACAAACGAGGTAGTATCAACAATCCTAAAAAATGTATCATTAACCCTGATAAAGTGcttaaagaaaatatagataaaaagaaaattaacaaaatataa